A region of the Gammaproteobacteria bacterium genome:
AAGCATCGCAACCGGACCCTTATCGAGGAGTTTGTTACGCTGCGTGATAGCTGGTGTCGGGAACGGGTGATGCAATGCTAATCTGGGTCTGCGCATTGCACTGCGAAGCCAAGCCGATCATCGATTATTACCGCTTGAAAAAATCGCACGATGACAACGCCTTCGAACTTTATCGTGGCGACAACACGCTTTGCATCGTCAGCGGCATCGGCAAGATCGCAAGCGCCGCCGCCTGCGCGTGGATTGCGGCCAGGCATCACGACGAAGCCTCGAACGCGTGGATCAACCTGGGCATCGCCGGTAGTGGAAAACACCCGATCGGTTCAGCATTTTCGCTTAACCAGGTAATCGATGCCGACAGTGGACAGCGTTATTACCCCGTCGCCTGCGGTCGCCCGGTGTTACCGGGCAGCCCGTGCCTGACGCTGAGTCAACCCGGCGACAATTACCAGCACGAAACCCTGTTTGATATGGAAGCCAGCGGTTTCATGTATAGTGCATTGCGCTTCAGCAGCGCCGAGTTGACACAATGCATCAAGATTGTCAGTGACAATCAGCATCAAAAAACCGGCAAAAACCGACAGCAGGTAAGTGACTTAATCCATCAGAATATCGAGTCAATCACCCAACAGGCAGGCAACCTGGTTGCGCTCAACGCTGAAGTTGCTGAACTCGCAATTACCACCGAATCCTGGCAACAGCTAAAAGCGATGACCCATTTCAGTCAGACCCAGAAGAACCGGCTACGTGTGCTATGGCGCTACCTGATGAATCGGAATATGAGCTCGGAAACAATATTTCAGGAACTTCAGGGCTATCGCTCCGCTTCAGCCATCATCAACGCCCTGGAACAGCTTGGCTACCAGGATAGTGATGGGCTTTGACGATGGTGAGCAGCATCTATATTGAGTCCGAAGTTCGCGACCATCCCAGGACCCGGAAAATACTCGAACGCATGCGCAACTTGCCCATTGTTGAAATCGAACAGTATGGCGAGGTTTTCAATCCGCGCGCGCAGAACTTTCGCCTGCAGAAAAAAAATCCCGCCCTCATAATCGCACGCAAAAACAAGGGTCACGTGCTGGCGGCACCGGAAGGCTATGGACTCGGCGGCCCCCACAATTATTATTTTTCGCATATGCTGAACTGTATCTACGATTGCCGATACTGTTTTCTGCAAGGCATGTACCAGTCCGCGCATCAGATACTGTTTATCAACTACGAAGACTTTGGCGAGCAGATCAGGCAGGTTACCGCAAATCATCCGGGACAAACGGTGTGGTTTTTCTCGGGATACGATTGCGACAGCCTCGCGAATGAACCGATGACGCGCTTCACCGAGTATTTCCTGCCCCTGGTGACGTCGATTGACAACGCATGGATGGAACTGCGCACCAAAAGTACCCAGGTTCGATCGATGCTTAAACTCGATCCCTGCGAGCGCATCGTGACGGCATTTAGTTTCACCGACCACATCAGTCACCAGAAGCTCGAGCATGGCGTACCCTCGATTGCGAAGCGTGTCGACGCCATACGGAAGCTGGTCGACGCCGGATGGGCGGTCGGTTTGCGTTTTGATCCCGTTGTTTATCACCGGGACTATCAGCCGGCGTTCGTCAGGCTGCTGGACGAGATTTTTACCAGCGTCGATCCACAGAAACTACACTCGGTCAGTCTCGGCAGTTTCCGTCTGACCCGTGATCATTTCCGCAGGATTGCGCGGCTTTACCCGGAAGAGCCCCTGTTTGCACAGGACACAACTCTCGGCAATGGTATTATCAGTTATCCACATGAGCGCGAGCGGGAAATGATCGAGTATTGCGAGCTCCAGTTATTGAAACATATTCCTCGCCAAACCTATCACCCTTGCGAGTGGCATGGCTGATTCCGGAACCGCGTTAATCACAGGTGCCAGTTCCGGTATCGGGCTCGCGACCGCAGACCTGCTGCTGAGCCAGGGGTACCAGGTTATCGGCCTGAGTCGACAGGGCCCGGTGGCCGAGCTCGAACACGACAAATTCAGCTCCGTGGCGCTCGATCTTGGCGATCTCGAACGCCTGGACGCAAAGATAAAGGAAGTGCTCAATGCCGGCGAAATCGACTGTTTTATTCATGCTGCCGGACAGGGCCATTTTGGATCTATCGAACAATTTTCAATCGCGCAAATAGAAACTTTGATTCGCGTGAACCTGACCAGTGCTATGGTGGTATGCCGCAGCCTGGTGCCCGCTCTTCGGCGGCGAGGCAGGGGGCGTCTTATATTTATAGGCTCTGAATCAGCACTTACGGCAGGCAGCAAGGGGGCGCTCTACTGCGCCAGCAAGTATGGCCTGCGCGGCTTTTGTCAGTCTCTACGCGAGGATTGCGGTAGTGACGGCATCCAGGTTAGCCTGGTTAATCCCGGTATGGTGCGCAGCCCTTTCTTCGATGACCTGTCGTTCGAGCCGGGGCCGGAACCTGAAAACGCGATCACGGTGAACGACGTCGCCGCAGTGATCTTGCAGATTTTGCAATCCAGCGAAGACATCGTCTTCGATGAAGTCAATCTTTCGCCCCGTGTGAAATCGATCAATTTCGGCAAGCGTTCCTGATCAACCGTCGTTTATCCAACCTTTTTTGAATCGGGGCTATCGAGTTGCTCGAGCAAGGTCTGGATCGCAACCGGTTTGCCGACAGTGTAACCCTGGATGTAGTCGACATTTGCCTCACGCAGCTTGTCGAACATCGTATCAGACTCGACGAACTCAGCGATCACTTCCATATCCAGCGCGTGCCCTACCTCGGTCATCGAGCGCACGAAAACGAAACTCTTGTCGTCTTCAAGAATATCGCGCACGAACTCGCCGTCAATTTTCAAATAATCCACCGGGAACTGCTTGAGATAGCTGAACGAGGATAGCCCGGTACCAAAATCGTCGAGCGAAAACTTGGCGCCGAGTTGTTTAATCGAATTAATGAATTCCACCGAGCGCTCGACATTATCCACGACCGCGGTTTCGGTAATTTCAAAACACAACGAAGTCTTATCGATACTACTTTCGACCAGGCTTTCATGCAGGAAATTATGAAAAGTCTGGGAACCGATGCTGCGCCCCGAAAGATTCACGGAAAACATCACGTCGCCAATCTTTTCCTGGTGCTCTTCCAGCCACGCAATAACGCTGCCCACGACCCAGCTGTCGATGCGCTCGATCAGGTTGTAGCGTTCGGCCGGTGGCAGAAAGTCATTGGGAGAGATAATAGTGCCATCGGAGCTACGGTAGCGAATCAAGACTTCGTAGTGGGTACGCTTTTCATTCTTATCGATGGATACAATCGGCTGCACGTAAAGGCAAAAGCGATCATCGGAAAAACCCTCCATGATGCCCGAGACCCATTCCATGGAAACCTGTTGTGCCATCACCTTTTCATCGTTTTCATCGATGAAGTGGTATTGGTTGCCACCATTTTGCTTGGCCAGGAAACAGGCAGTTGTGACTTTCGAGTAGGACTCCGCGTATTCATCACTCATCCGTCCAAAGGCCATGACACCGATACTTGCAGTCACCTTGTATTCCTGGTCATTCCAGATAAAACCCGAATGCTGAATTTCGATAATAATTTTCTGAATGGTCTGCAGTGCACGTTCCATCTCGAAGAAGGGCATGATAATGCCGAATTCATCACCACTTAGACGCGCCACGATATCCGATTTGCGCACATGCTTTTTTATCATGGTACTGATCTGTTTCAACAATAAATCCCCGGCCGCACTGCCGCAGGTTTCGTTGACGATCCTGAACTGATCGACATCAAGGTAAGCGAGAACATGTTGAACGGTCGTATTACTGTCCTCGGTCACGAGGCCCTCAAATTTCTGTTCGAATGCGGTGCGATTGAGAAACGCGGTGAGCTGATCGTGGCTACCCTCGTAATTAAGCTTACGGCGTAACTTACGGTCCTCCGAAACATCCTTCAGAATAATAACGTAACCAACGTCCTCGGCCTCCATATCGATCATCGGTGATGCCGAAAATTCCAGTTCCACGATATTGCGGTCAGGATCGTAAAAAAACATCGAGCTGATCGAGAGTTTACGACTCAGCAGCTGTGTCAGATCGACGATGCGCGTGGTTTGTCGATTCGCATACAGGATAAGGATCTCGTGAATCGGGGTATCGATCAATTCAGCTTGATTGTCGCCAAACAGCTTTTCAGCACTCGGGTTAACCAGTTTTATACGGTCCTTGGAATCGATAACGATGACCGGGTTGGTAATGGAATCGAGCGTCGTGGAGATGAAGTCTTTTTCCGATCGCAGCTTTTCCTCGATTTGTCGCCGCGATATGGTTTCCATCTCGAGGCCCTCCACCATTTCGTTATAAGCGACGACCAGGTCTTTTAATTCTCTCGGCAGCTTTTCTTCGCTTATCGATGCATACTTACCCGTCAATAAGGCGCCGACCGAATTCCGCAACTTGTTCATCGGCATGAAGGCGCGATTCAATAAAATCAGCACCAACACCAGCGCCGAGACGGTCGCAATTGTGGTTATGAAGAAAAAACTGGTTTCGGTTTTGCTCAGTCGGTCAATTATGGGTTGCTGGTCTACTGCCGCACTGATGGTCGCGCCCAGAAATGCATCATCGCCGTAAAGCCTGTAACTCGGATATATATGAGTACCTGCTGCAAGGTCGACCCAGCGCTCCGACTGGTAGAGCCTTCCGCCAGTGCCGTGGATTATTTTTAAAGGCACCCCGGTGCTGCGCTCCACTCGCTTCAATCCCTCGATTGCATAGGCCACTGTATGCAGGTAGGCCACTGGTTCCGGAATGCCGACCGGTACCAGCACCTCACTGAAAAGCTGATTGCCGAAGTTGC
Encoded here:
- a CDS encoding SDR family oxidoreductase, with protein sequence MADSGTALITGASSGIGLATADLLLSQGYQVIGLSRQGPVAELEHDKFSSVALDLGDLERLDAKIKEVLNAGEIDCFIHAAGQGHFGSIEQFSIAQIETLIRVNLTSAMVVCRSLVPALRRRGRGRLIFIGSESALTAGSKGALYCASKYGLRGFCQSLREDCGSDGIQVSLVNPGMVRSPFFDDLSFEPGPEPENAITVNDVAAVILQILQSSEDIVFDEVNLSPRVKSINFGKRS
- a CDS encoding DNA photolyase is translated as MVSSIYIESEVRDHPRTRKILERMRNLPIVEIEQYGEVFNPRAQNFRLQKKNPALIIARKNKGHVLAAPEGYGLGGPHNYYFSHMLNCIYDCRYCFLQGMYQSAHQILFINYEDFGEQIRQVTANHPGQTVWFFSGYDCDSLANEPMTRFTEYFLPLVTSIDNAWMELRTKSTQVRSMLKLDPCERIVTAFSFTDHISHQKLEHGVPSIAKRVDAIRKLVDAGWAVGLRFDPVVYHRDYQPAFVRLLDEIFTSVDPQKLHSVSLGSFRLTRDHFRRIARLYPEEPLFAQDTTLGNGIISYPHEREREMIEYCELQLLKHIPRQTYHPCEWHG
- a CDS encoding EAL domain-containing protein — protein: MDRILLSRIYSFKFIIGFALLWLGALAYGLAIYSTHVYRNQAIEAQIESIQSLLEYESSEAIQQLYDDQEAYALKLQAEAPFREALERLDTAMTEAWLEETYTRYQSSGGAFNLKAIIVRDLSGNILAHRTDEGQNGYAGCPTMLRPIGGSPIPLVTPKYSLCNFGNQLFSEVLVPVGIPEPVAYLHTVAYAIEGLKRVERSTGVPLKIIHGTGGRLYQSERWVDLAAGTHIYPSYRLYGDDAFLGATISAAVDQQPIIDRLSKTETSFFFITTIATVSALVLVLILLNRAFMPMNKLRNSVGALLTGKYASISEEKLPRELKDLVVAYNEMVEGLEMETISRRQIEEKLRSEKDFISTTLDSITNPVIVIDSKDRIKLVNPSAEKLFGDNQAELIDTPIHEILILYANRQTTRIVDLTQLLSRKLSISSMFFYDPDRNIVELEFSASPMIDMEAEDVGYVIILKDVSEDRKLRRKLNYEGSHDQLTAFLNRTAFEQKFEGLVTEDSNTTVQHVLAYLDVDQFRIVNETCGSAAGDLLLKQISTMIKKHVRKSDIVARLSGDEFGIIMPFFEMERALQTIQKIIIEIQHSGFIWNDQEYKVTASIGVMAFGRMSDEYAESYSKVTTACFLAKQNGGNQYHFIDENDEKVMAQQVSMEWVSGIMEGFSDDRFCLYVQPIVSIDKNEKRTHYEVLIRYRSSDGTIISPNDFLPPAERYNLIERIDSWVVGSVIAWLEEHQEKIGDVMFSVNLSGRSIGSQTFHNFLHESLVESSIDKTSLCFEITETAVVDNVERSVEFINSIKQLGAKFSLDDFGTGLSSFSYLKQFPVDYLKIDGEFVRDILEDDKSFVFVRSMTEVGHALDMEVIAEFVESDTMFDKLREANVDYIQGYTVGKPVAIQTLLEQLDSPDSKKVG